One Ilumatobacter fluminis genomic window, TGATCGCCTTCAGGCGTCCGGCGAGGGCGGTCGCCGTGGCAGCGAGTTCGTCGCGCTCACCCGTGACGCCGAGCAAGCCGACCGAGTACAGGAAGCCTCGGGCGCGGGCGGCGACTCGCGGCAGGCGATCGTCGGGCGCCGTCGGAGCGGCGAGCATGACGGTCTCGACGCCTTCGTGATCGGCGGCCCGGGTCCACGGCTCGGACTCCTCGAGCGGCAGGTCGGGCAGGATGCAACCCGAGACGCCCGCCTCGACGAGTCGGTGGGCGAACCGGCGGTGGCCGTCGTGGTGCACCAGGTTGTAGTACGTCATGACGAGCAGGGGGATCTCGACGTCGAGGCGTGGCACCTCGTCGAGGACCGACTGCGGCGTCGCGCCGCGATCGAGCGCCGCCTGCGACGCCTGTTGGATCACCGGACCGTCCATGACCGGGTCGGAGAACGGGATCCCGATCTCGACGGCGTCCGCGCCCTGTGCGGCACAGGCGCGGATCGCGTCCTGCCAGCCCGGGTAACCCCCGGTGATGTACGGGACGAGCAGCTTGTGCCCGGCGTCGCGCTTGGCGCGGAACTCGGTCTCGATGCGGCCGAACGTCTCGCTCACGCCTCGCCCCGATCGCCGAGCACGTCCATCATCTGTGCGACGTCCTTGTCACCACGACCCGACAGGTTGACCACGACGGTCTGGCCCTGGATCGTGTGCGCCTCACGGCTCAGCCACGCGATCGCGTGGGCCGACTCGAGCGCGGGGATGATGCCCTCGGTGCGGGACAGCAACTGGAACGCCTCGACGACCTCGTCGTCGGTGACGTTGGGGTACTCGGCCCGCCCGATCGACGACAGCCACGAGTGTTCGGGCCCGACGCCCGGATAGTCGAGGCCGGCCGAGATCGACAGCGCCTCTTCGACCTGGCCGTACTCGTCCTGCATCAGGTAGCTGCGCATGCCGTGGACGACGCCCGGCACGCCGTGACGAACCGCCGCTCCCCCGGCGGGCTCCACACCGACCAGTCGGGCGTCGGTGTCGACGAAGCCGGTGAAGATGCCGATCGCGTTCGAACCGCCGCCGACGCAGGCGACGACCACGTCGGGATCGCCCCCGGTGGCCGCACGGCACTGCTCGCGTGCCTCGTCGCCGATCACCCGGTGGAACTGGCGCACCATCCACGGGTACGGGTGCGGCCCCATGACCGAACCGAGGCAGTAGTGCGACCCGTCGACCGTCGCGACCCAGTCGCGCATCGCCTCGTTGACGGCGTCCTTCAGCGTCTTCGATCCGGAGTGGACGGCCTCGACCTCGGCGCCGAGCAGCCGCATCCGGAACACGTTCAGCGCCTGTCGTTCGACGTCGACGGCGCCCATGTACACCTTGCAGTCGAGACCCATCAACGCGGCGGCGGTCGCCGTGGCGACACCGTGCTGGCCGGCGCCGGTCTCGGCGACGAGTCGTTGCTTGCCCATCCGCTTGGCGAGGAGCGCCTGCCCGAGCACGTTGTTGATCTTGTGCGAACCGGTGTGGTTCAGGTCTTCGCGCTTCATGAAGATGCGCACGCCGAGTTCCTCACTCAGGCGGAAGCACTCGGTGAGCATCGACGGCCGACCGGCGTAGTCACGCAGGATCGTGTCGAGCTCGTCGCGGAACTCGGGATCGGACCAGGCCTCACGGAAGCCGGCCTCGAGCTGCTGGCAGGCGGGCACCAGGGTCTCGGGGACGAACCGGCCGCCGAACTCGCCGAACCGACCGGTCGGGTCGGGTTCGGACATGAGGGAGTCATCGTCGAATCGGGTGTCGAAGGGGGTGGTGTCGGTCATCGGGAACGGTCCGTGGTCGGGGGCGGGATTATTCGTCAGCCCAGTCGTAGGGCAGATCGTCGGGGCCGAGATACGGCGTCGGTGCGGCGGCACGTGCGTTCGCGATGAAGCGCCTGACCTTGCTCGGGTCTTTCTTGCCGGGTGACAACTCGACGCCGGAGGCGACGTCGACGCCCCACGGTTCGACGGCCTGGATCGCCGACGCGACATTGTCGGGGTCGAGTCCGCCGGCCAGGATCAGACGCACCGAGTCGGGGACGTCACTCACGACGTTCCAGTCGAACAGCTTGCCGGTGCCTCCGCCGGGTGAGTCGACCATCACCAGATCGGTGCCGTACTGGTCGGCCTTGGCCAGGTGCGGCGAGTCGGCCCCGAACGCCTTGATGACGTAGCGAACGTTGTGTGCGATCTCCCGAGTCTGCTCGATCGTCTCGCGTCCGTGGAGCTGTACGGCCTTCACGCCGGACTTGTTCGCGATCTCGACGACCCGCGACGGATGCTCGTCCTTGAACACGCCCACCGTCAGCACCTCGGGCGGGAGCCGGCGGGTGATGTCGTACACCACCTGCGGCGCGACCTGGCGCTGTGACGGGGCGAAGATGAAGCCGACCGCGTCGGCACCCATGGCGACGGCGAAGAGCGCGTCGTCCTCGTTGGTGATCCCACAGATCTTGACGAACATGTGCGCCCGATCCTACGCGAGCAAGGGCCCGACCACGCGGTCCGTTCAGCACGTCGTCGCGGGCCGCAGCGCGTAGTGTCCGAGTCGGTGGACGAGACAGGCGGAGGTCGGGCCGCGCCGACGACACGGCAACGGATCGAGCGGACGGTCGGCGTCGCCGTGTTCGGGTTGCTCGTCGTCGCCCCGATGATCGTGGCGATCGCCACCGACCGATCCGACGTCGTGATGCCGCTCCAGTTCGGCGCCCTCGCCGGTGCGGTCGGCACGCTCGCAGGACGACGTGCCGCTGCCATCACGATCGCCTTCGGCGGTGTGGCCGTGTTCGCCGGCGGCCTCGTCGGCACCTCGGTACCCGCCGCCGTGGCGGTCTTCGGCCTGCTCGGCGTCGGCGTCGGCTGGTCGGCGATCGACGGACTGTCCAAGACCGTCAACGTCGGCGCCATCGCGGCCGGCTTCGCCGTGTCGCCGACGGTCGACGTCGGCGACGCCGCACTCGACGCCGTGTTGCTGGTCGGCGGGGCGCTGTGGGCCGCCGCAACGCTCTCGCTCCTCGTCCGACGGGGCACGATCCACGTCCACGTACCGGCCGCGACGCTGTCGCGCCGATCGGCGATCGCGTACTCGGTCGGTCTCGGGCTCGCCGCAGCCGTCGTGAACGGGCTCGTCGTCGGGTACGAGGTCGAGCACGGCGCCTGGGCCAACCTCACCCTCTTCCTCGTCGCTCTTCCGTCACGCCACGACCTGTACCGAAAGGCGCTCGAACGGACGACCGGCACGGTCGTCGGTGGGGCGGCCGCCCTCCTCCTCGCCCGGGCACTACCGTGGCCCGACCTCTGGAGCGTGCTCTCGCTGCTCGCCATCGTGCCGATGCTCAAGGAGATGACGAACCGCTACTGGGTGTACTCGGCGTACCTCACGATCATGGTCGTGTTCAGCTCGTCCGATTCGACAGCGTCGCTCGTCGAGGCGAACCGCGACCGTGTCGTGCTCACCGCCGTCACCGCCGGGGCCGTCGTCGGGGTGGCGTGGATCGCGAACACGGTGTGGACGAGGACCCATCCGGATCACGAACCTCCGGCCCTGTCCTGATCGTCCCGGCCCGGCCACAATGAGCGGCATGGAGCTGTTCGAGATCGAAGAAGAAGGTCGGATGTCGCGCGAGGAGGCGGCGAAGCGGTTGCACGCCCTCGCCGACTCGCTGGAGCGTCACAACGAGATCGAGTTCGTGCGCGACGGCATCCGCACGCGCGTCGCCGTCCCCGACAAGGTCGAGGTGGAGGTCGAACTCGAGGTCGGCGACGAGAGTTCGATCGAGATCGAGATCAGCTGGTGATCAGCTGCTGATCCAGCCGGTCGCATCGTCGAGGGCGTCGGTGTGGAAGGTGCGCACCTCACCCGGCATCATCCAGCCGAACGCCTTCACCGTGCGCTGCAGCCAGGTCGCGTCGGTGACGACGGCGATCTTGTCGTACGCGGTGAACGTGCGTGCACCGAGCTTCGCGTCCTCGAGCATGGCGTCGGCCTCGTAGCCGGTGAACTCTTCACCGAGCACGTACAGCAGACGGATCTTCTCGTGCTCGGCCCGAGCCGCCTCGATCGCCGGGACGAGCACGTCCTCGTAGTCGTCGTCCTCGACTTCGCCGATGGCGCGGATCCCGACCACGTTGCCGGGAAGGTTCTCGATGAGCTGCAACATGCAGCGGACACTAGAACAACGCGGTCGATGCCGAGTTCAGCCGATCATGTCGGCGATCGCCGCAGCGGGATCGCCGCTGGTGACGAGCGTCTCGCCGACCAGGACGGCGTCGAAACCCGCTGCGTGCAGGGCACGGGCATCGTCCGCGCCGCGGACCCCCGACTCGGCGACTCGGACGACGGTGTCGGGGATGACCCGACCGACCCGAACCGCTCGTTCGTGGTCGACCTGGAACGTGACGAGGTCGCGCTGGTTGACGCCGACGAGGGTGGCGTCCGCCGCCATCGCCGTCTCGAGTTCGGCTTCGTCGTGGATCTCGACGAGCACGTCGAGGCCGATGTCGGTCGCCAGCGCGTGCAACTCGGCCAGTTCGTTCGGGTCGAGCGCCGCCGCGATCAGCAGCAGGCAGTCGGCACCCATGATGCGAGTGTCGGCGACGTCGTGTGCGCAGACGGTGAAGTCCTTGCGGATGACCGGCAGCGAGCACGCTGAGCGGGCCGCCTGGAGGTCGGCGACCGACCCGCCGAAGAACTCCTCGTCGGTGAGGACCGACAGGCACGCCGCTCCCCCACGCTCATAGATACGAGCCATCTCGGCCGGGTCGAGCCCGGCGTTGAGGTCGCCCTTCGACGGCGACCGCCGTTTGATCTCGCTGATGACCGCCAGCGTCGGCGACGCTGCCAGCGCGGCGCGGAAGCCGCGCGTGGCGGGCTGGTCGCGGGCTTCGCTGATCAGGTTGTCGAGCGACCGGGTGTCGGCCGCCGCCACCTCACGGTGTCGTTCGAGGATCGAGTCGAGGTACGTCGCCATCGTCAATCGGCGGGCGTCGCGGCCCTCAGAAGCCGAGCTTCTCGGTGAGCAGCGGCATGAGCTCGGCGATCGGCACGCGCACCTGCTCCATCGTGTCGCGTTCGCGGACGGTGACCGCGTTGTCGTCGAGCGAGTCGAAGTCGACCGTGATGCACAGCGGCGTCCCGATCTCGTCCTGGCGGCGGTACCGCTTGCCGATCGACTGGGTCTCGTCGTAGTCGACCATGTAGCGATCGCCGACGAGCTTGCGGACCTCGTGCGCCAGCGGCGTCAGGGTGTCCTTCTTCGAGAGGGGCAGTACCGCCACCTTGTACGGGGCGAGGCGCGGGTGCAGCCGGAGCACGGTGCGGACGTCGCTCTTGTCGCCGTCGCCGACCTCCTCCTCGTCGTACGCGGCGAGCAGGAAGGCCGCCATCGTGCGGGTGGCTCCGGCCGCCGGCTCGATCACGTACGGAACGTAGCGCTCGTTGTTCGGCTGGTCGAAGTAGTCGAGCCGCTCGCCCGAGTGCTCCGAGTGCTGCTTGAGGTCGTAGTCGGTGCGCTGGGCGATGCCCTCGAGCTCGTCCCAGCCCCACGGGAACGTGAACTCCACGTCGGAGGTGCCGGTCGAGTAGTGCGACAGCTCGTCGTCGTCGTGGGCACGGATGCGGAGCATGTCGGCGGGGATGCCGTGGCGGACGTACCAGTCGAGCCGCTCGTTGCACCAGTACTCGTACCACTGCGGGCCCTCGGCCGGCGGCACGAAGAACTCGAGCTCCATCTGCTCGAACTCGCGGGTGCGGAAGATCCAGTTCTGCGGGGTGATCTCGTTGCGGAAGCTCTTGCCGACCTGGGCGATGCCGAACGGCGGCTTCTTGCGGGTCGTCTGGAGTACCTGTCCGAAGTTGGTGAACATGCCCTGGGCCGTCTCGGGGCGCAGGTAGGCGTCGGCGCCCGACCCCTCGACCGGGCCGGCCTGGGTCTTGAACATGAGGTTGAACTCGCGCGCCTCGGTGAAGGAGTTCTTGGCGCCACACGACGGGCACGTGTTCGGGTCGTCGAGCTTGTCTTCGCGGAACCGGTTCTTGCAGTTGGTGCAATCGACGAGCGGGTCGGTGAAGTTCGACAGGTGCCCCGAGGCCTCCCACACCTGCGGCGGGCCGAGGATCGCGGCGTCGATCAACACGACGTCGTCGCGCTGCTGCACCATCGCCCGGACCCATGCCTCCTTGACGTTGCGGAGCAGGAGCGAACCGAGCGGGCCGTAGTCGTAGGTCGAGCGGAAGCCGCCGTAGATCTCGGCGGACGGGTACACGAACCCGCGGCGCTTGCAGAGGTTGACGATCTGGTCGAGCTCGGTTGCCGGCATAGGGCGACCAGGCTAGGGCCTGATCACGGCGACCGAGGGGGCCGTTTGGGACGCGCGTTCTCCAGCGATACTGGAGCCATGTCGACCGCAGTTTCCGACATCGAGCTCACCAGCACGTACCGGGCGACGCTGCCCGAACTCGCCGTCGATTGGGAGGCGGCCGAGATGCCCGATCCGCGTCTCGTTGCGTTCAACGACACTCTGGCCGCCGATCTCGGGCTGGCGGCCTTGCGCGACCAGGTCGACGTGCTCGCCGGCCAGCGGCTGCTGCCCGGCTCCCATCCCGTCGCCATGGCGTACGCCGGGCACCAGTTCGGCAGCTACAACCCGCAGCTCGGCGACGGCCGCGCGCTCCTGCTCGGCGAGGTGACCGGGCCCGACGGGCAGCGGGTCGATCTCCACCTGAAGGGTTCGGGTCGCACCCCGTTCGCACGTGGCGGCGACGGTCGAGCGGCGCTGGGCTCGATGCTGCGCGAGTTCCTCTTCGCCGAGGCGATCCACGCGCCCGGCATCCCGACCACTCGGGCGCTGGCCGTGGTGACGACCGGCGACCGGGTCCACCGCGCCGGCGACGACGTCGGGGCACTCCTGGTGCGCGTCGCTGCGAGCCACCTGCGGGTCGGCACGTTCGAGTATGCAGCGAGGCTTCCCGACCGGTCGGTCTTGCAGCGCCTCACCGACCAGGCGATCGAGCGGCATCACCCGGGCGCCGCCGATGCGGACGTCCCGGCGTTCGGCCTGCTCGATGCGGTCGTCGGGGTCCAAGCCGAGCTGATCGCCCAGTGGATGCTCGTCGGCTTCGTGCACGGCGTCATGAACACCGACAACACGACGATCTCCGGCGAGACGATCGACTACGGCCCGTGTGCGTTCATGAACCGGTTCGACCCCGACACCGTGTTCTCGTCGATCGACCACGGCGGCCGATATCGCTATGCGCATCAGCCGTCGATCGCCGAGTGGAACCTGACCCGACTCGCCGAATCGCTGCTCCCACTCGTGGTCGCCCCCGACCAGGGGAACGTGGACGACGCGGTCGCCGAGGCTCGCTCGGTCCTCGAGACGTTCATGCCTCGGTTCCGGACCGCCTGGGAAGCCGGGATGCGCCGCAAACTGGGCCTGCTCGACGAGCACGACGGCGACGCCGAGCTGTTCGACGAACTGGTCGCCGCGATGCGCGACGACCGGGCCGACCTGACCCTCACGTTCCGCATGCTCGCCGACGAGGCCCGGCGCAGCACGCAGTTGGTGTCGGCCCCGCTCGACCATGGCGAGGCGGTCGGTGCGTGGGTCGACGGCTGGACGGCGCGGCTCGAACGCGAGGGTCGCGATGCCGATGCGGTCGCCGCCGCGATGGACGCCGTCAACCCGATCTACGTGCCGCGCAACCACCTGGTCGAGGAGGCGCTCAGCGCCGCTGCCTCGGGCGACATGGAACCGTTCGGCACGATGCTCGACGCCGTGACCGACCCGTTCACCGCCCGCCCCGGCCTCGAACGCCACGCCCGCCCGGCGCCCGACGATTTCGACCGCACCTACCAGACCTTCTGCGGCACCTGACGAGATGGGAGCATGGGGTCGGATACGTTTCGTCGGCCCCGACGAAACGTATCCGACCCCATGTCGTGCTGTATGCGAGGCTGCGGGGATGAGTTCGATCGCCGACATCGCACCTGCGTTCATCGAGACCGCACACCGGATCGTCTGGGCGACGGTCGCCTCGGTCGACCCGCAGGGCCGACCGCGCTCTCGGGTACTGCACCCGATCTGGGAGTTCGACGGCAACCGCCTCGTCGGCTGGATCGGCACCGCTCCGACGCCGGTCAAGGTGGCCCACCTCGAACACACCCCGTTCGTGTCGGTGAACTACTGGGATGCTCAGCAGGACATCGCCACCGCCGAGTGCAACGCCGAACTCCTCACCGATGACGAGACCTGCACCCGGGTCTGGAACCTGCTGAAGGACGGCCCCGAGCCGGTCGGGTACGACCCGACCATGATCCCCGTCTGGAACGAGCCCACCGACGAGACGTTCGTCGCCATGCGGCTCGATCCGTGGCGGCTCCGGGTGTTCCCCGGTTCGATGCTGCTCGAGGGCTCGGGCGACATCCTCGACTGGCACGCCTGACCGGTAGGATCTCCCGCTCCGGGCGTTTAGCTCAGTTGGCTAGAGCGCTTCCCTTACAAGGAAGATGTCGGGGGTTCGAGTCCCTCAACGCCCACCAGCGGTGTCAGGTTGTTGATGTCGGGTTGATGGTGTCAGGTCCGGTACCACCCCGCCCATGGCGCTGACGCTGCGTCTCACCGACGACGAGAGGCGCTGCCATGACGTTGCCGCCCGGACGGCGCGTCATGACGTCGCGCCGTCTCGACTCGAGCTTGCGAACATCACGGCTCGACTGAGCTCGCTCTCGCCAAAGTTGGAGTGACACTCGACTTCGGTTTGACAAGTTGGAGTCGCACTACAACAATGCTCGGCTCATGGGGGCCGAACCGCACACGAACACCGGACGGGCGGCGAAGACGCGTCTGCGGCTCGTCGAGGCGGTCCGGAGCACGATCGAGGACGAAGGTGCCGTGTCCGCCGGCGAGGTCGCCAGGCGGGCAGGAACGTCGTCGGCGACCTTCTACAACTACTTCGAGTCGCACGAGGTCGCCGTCGCCGGTGCGTTCGACGCCGCGATGGTCGACCTGGTCGCGTTCGTCGAGCACGAACTCGACGTCGCCGAACTCCTCGATGCCGAGCTGACACCGTTCCTCGAAGGCTGGACATGGCGTGCGTTCGGCTTCTTTCGCGAGAACTCGGTGGTGTTCGACCTCGCTCGGTCGCTCCATCTCCGCTCGCCCGAGATCCGCACGATCTACCGCGAGCGCGAGGCCGAGGCACTCGCCCACTACACCCGCTTCGTCCGCCTC contains:
- the trpB gene encoding tryptophan synthase subunit beta; protein product: MTDTTPFDTRFDDDSLMSEPDPTGRFGEFGGRFVPETLVPACQQLEAGFREAWSDPEFRDELDTILRDYAGRPSMLTECFRLSEELGVRIFMKREDLNHTGSHKINNVLGQALLAKRMGKQRLVAETGAGQHGVATATAAALMGLDCKVYMGAVDVERQALNVFRMRLLGAEVEAVHSGSKTLKDAVNEAMRDWVATVDGSHYCLGSVMGPHPYPWMVRQFHRVIGDEAREQCRAATGGDPDVVVACVGGGSNAIGIFTGFVDTDARLVGVEPAGGAAVRHGVPGVVHGMRSYLMQDEYGQVEEALSISAGLDYPGVGPEHSWLSSIGRAEYPNVTDDEVVEAFQLLSRTEGIIPALESAHAIAWLSREAHTIQGQTVVVNLSGRGDKDVAQMMDVLGDRGEA
- a CDS encoding glycine--tRNA ligase; its protein translation is MPATELDQIVNLCKRRGFVYPSAEIYGGFRSTYDYGPLGSLLLRNVKEAWVRAMVQQRDDVVLIDAAILGPPQVWEASGHLSNFTDPLVDCTNCKNRFREDKLDDPNTCPSCGAKNSFTEAREFNLMFKTQAGPVEGSGADAYLRPETAQGMFTNFGQVLQTTRKKPPFGIAQVGKSFRNEITPQNWIFRTREFEQMELEFFVPPAEGPQWYEYWCNERLDWYVRHGIPADMLRIRAHDDDELSHYSTGTSDVEFTFPWGWDELEGIAQRTDYDLKQHSEHSGERLDYFDQPNNERYVPYVIEPAAGATRTMAAFLLAAYDEEEVGDGDKSDVRTVLRLHPRLAPYKVAVLPLSKKDTLTPLAHEVRKLVGDRYMVDYDETQSIGKRYRRQDEIGTPLCITVDFDSLDDNAVTVRERDTMEQVRVPIAELMPLLTEKLGF
- a CDS encoding STAS/SEC14 domain-containing protein; translated protein: MLQLIENLPGNVVGIRAIGEVEDDDYEDVLVPAIEAARAEHEKIRLLYVLGEEFTGYEADAMLEDAKLGARTFTAYDKIAVVTDATWLQRTVKAFGWMMPGEVRTFHTDALDDATGWISS
- a CDS encoding phosphoribosylanthranilate isomerase, whose protein sequence is MFVKICGITNEDDALFAVAMGADAVGFIFAPSQRQVAPQVVYDITRRLPPEVLTVGVFKDEHPSRVVEIANKSGVKAVQLHGRETIEQTREIAHNVRYVIKAFGADSPHLAKADQYGTDLVMVDSPGGGTGKLFDWNVVSDVPDSVRLILAGGLDPDNVASAIQAVEPWGVDVASGVELSPGKKDPSKVRRFIANARAAAPTPYLGPDDLPYDWADE
- a CDS encoding TetR/AcrR family transcriptional regulator, which produces MGAEPHTNTGRAAKTRLRLVEAVRSTIEDEGAVSAGEVARRAGTSSATFYNYFESHEVAVAGAFDAAMVDLVAFVEHELDVAELLDAELTPFLEGWTWRAFGFFRENSVVFDLARSLHLRSPEIRTIYREREAEALAHYTRFVRLGQRASVIRDGDTDAMAEAMMLTSQGWNHPRVLSCERNGALHCEIVHAMAAHLAPPSKQGDPA
- a CDS encoding amphi-Trp domain-containing protein yields the protein MELFEIEEEGRMSREEAAKRLHALADSLERHNEIEFVRDGIRTRVAVPDKVEVEVELEVGDESSIEIEISW
- the trpA gene encoding tryptophan synthase subunit alpha: MSETFGRIETEFRAKRDAGHKLLVPYITGGYPGWQDAIRACAAQGADAVEIGIPFSDPVMDGPVIQQASQAALDRGATPQSVLDEVPRLDVEIPLLVMTYYNLVHHDGHRRFAHRLVEAGVSGCILPDLPLEESEPWTRAADHEGVETVMLAAPTAPDDRLPRVAARARGFLYSVGLLGVTGERDELAATATALAGRLKAITEVPVLVGVGVSNAEQAYEATRVADGVIQGASMMRRLIDQGPDAVGEYVAEVRASIDRH
- the trpC gene encoding indole-3-glycerol phosphate synthase TrpC, whose protein sequence is MATYLDSILERHREVAAADTRSLDNLISEARDQPATRGFRAALAASPTLAVISEIKRRSPSKGDLNAGLDPAEMARIYERGGAACLSVLTDEEFFGGSVADLQAARSACSLPVIRKDFTVCAHDVADTRIMGADCLLLIAAALDPNELAELHALATDIGLDVLVEIHDEAELETAMAADATLVGVNQRDLVTFQVDHERAVRVGRVIPDTVVRVAESGVRGADDARALHAAGFDAVLVGETLVTSGDPAAAIADMIG
- a CDS encoding pyridoxamine 5'-phosphate oxidase family protein; this encodes MSSIADIAPAFIETAHRIVWATVASVDPQGRPRSRVLHPIWEFDGNRLVGWIGTAPTPVKVAHLEHTPFVSVNYWDAQQDIATAECNAELLTDDETCTRVWNLLKDGPEPVGYDPTMIPVWNEPTDETFVAMRLDPWRLRVFPGSMLLEGSGDILDWHA
- a CDS encoding FUSC family protein, producing MDETGGGRAAPTTRQRIERTVGVAVFGLLVVAPMIVAIATDRSDVVMPLQFGALAGAVGTLAGRRAAAITIAFGGVAVFAGGLVGTSVPAAVAVFGLLGVGVGWSAIDGLSKTVNVGAIAAGFAVSPTVDVGDAALDAVLLVGGALWAAATLSLLVRRGTIHVHVPAATLSRRSAIAYSVGLGLAAAVVNGLVVGYEVEHGAWANLTLFLVALPSRHDLYRKALERTTGTVVGGAAALLLARALPWPDLWSVLSLLAIVPMLKEMTNRYWVYSAYLTIMVVFSSSDSTASLVEANRDRVVLTAVTAGAVVGVAWIANTVWTRTHPDHEPPALS
- a CDS encoding protein adenylyltransferase SelO, translating into MSTAVSDIELTSTYRATLPELAVDWEAAEMPDPRLVAFNDTLAADLGLAALRDQVDVLAGQRLLPGSHPVAMAYAGHQFGSYNPQLGDGRALLLGEVTGPDGQRVDLHLKGSGRTPFARGGDGRAALGSMLREFLFAEAIHAPGIPTTRALAVVTTGDRVHRAGDDVGALLVRVAASHLRVGTFEYAARLPDRSVLQRLTDQAIERHHPGAADADVPAFGLLDAVVGVQAELIAQWMLVGFVHGVMNTDNTTISGETIDYGPCAFMNRFDPDTVFSSIDHGGRYRYAHQPSIAEWNLTRLAESLLPLVVAPDQGNVDDAVAEARSVLETFMPRFRTAWEAGMRRKLGLLDEHDGDAELFDELVAAMRDDRADLTLTFRMLADEARRSTQLVSAPLDHGEAVGAWVDGWTARLEREGRDADAVAAAMDAVNPIYVPRNHLVEEALSAAASGDMEPFGTMLDAVTDPFTARPGLERHARPAPDDFDRTYQTFCGT